Genomic window (Propionibacteriaceae bacterium ZF39):
GTCATCATCGCGATTCTCGTCTTCCGCAACGCGCCGCCGCAGGCACCCCCACCCCAGGCCGGCCAGACGGCGTCGCCGGGCGGGACCGGCTCAGCGACCGCGACCTTGAGCCCCTCTCCGGGAGGTACGCCGACGGCCACCAGCTCTCCCAGCCCCAGCCCCGGGGACACCCCGAGCGGTGGAGGGACCCCGACCCCACCGTCACGATTGTGAGGCGGGGTTGATCAGGCCACGACTGATCGCCACCGACCTCGACGGGACCTTCCTGTCCCCCGACGGCACGGTGAGCGACGAGAACAAGCAGGCGGTGGCTGCGGCTGCCGCCGCGGGTCTGCCGCTCGTCTTTGTGACCGGGCGACCGCCGCGCTGGCTGGGCGTCCTGTCCGACCTGCCACTCGCCCACCCCACCGTCATCGCCAGCAACGGCGCCATGCTGTGGGACATCGAGGAGAATCGGGCGCTGTGGTCGAAGACCATCCCGTCCACGCTCGCGGTGGCGGCCGTGCACGCGATCCGGGCCGAATTGCCGGAGGCGTCGTTCGGGTTCGAGCAGGGCATGCGGTTCGGTTTCGATGCGAAATATCGCCTCGGCCTGCAGCGCGATGAGGCCCTGGCCCGGCCCGAGTTCTTCACCGGGGACATCGAGGACATGGCGCGAGAACCGTTCGTGAAGCTGCTCGTCCAGCACGACTGCCTGAGCTCCGACGACCTCGCGCATCAGGTCTCCGAGCTCATCGGGGACTCCCTGACCGTCACGCATTCGACCTGGGGCAATCTCGGTTTGCTCGAATTGTCTGCCCCGGGAGTGACGAAGGCGACGACGCTGGCCCGGTACGCCGAGTCGCTCGGGGTCGCCGCCAACGAGGTGGCGGCTTTCGGCGATATGCCCAACGACCTGTCGATGTTGTCGTGGGCGGGGATGCCGTTCGTGATGGCCGAGTCCCATCCCGTGCTGTTCGATCTTCCGAAGGCACGCCGGATCGGGTCGAACGCAGAATCGGCCGTAGGGCGCATGATCCAGGAGTGGGTGTGAGTCGTGGTCGTCGGACGGGGCATTTCGCGCTGATCTGCCTGCTGCCGACGCTCGCGGCCCTGTGGTCGGTCACCGTGTCGATCGGCAGCGGGACGCTCGTCCCGTGGTCGCCGCGCACCGAGGACCTCAACGTCTATCGCGAGGCCGCGCGGGCGCTGGTCGAGGGCCGCGACTTCTATCAGCTCGAGGGTGTCTTCCCCTATATCTATCCGCCGATCGCGGCGGTGTTGGCTCTGCCTTTGTTGGTGGTGCCGTGGACCATCGCCCAGTTGGTCTGGACCGTTGCCAACGCGGTGGTGGTCGTGCTGGTGCTGCGTCACCTGCGCGTACGCCCCGGCTGGCTCGTCAGCATCGCCGCTGCGGCCGCGATCCTGTTTCTTACCCCGTTCACCATCACCCTCGGCATGGGCCAACTGGGCATTCTGCTCATGGCGCTGGTTCTGCTTGATGCGACTGATGGACCGCGCCTGCGGGCCGGACGCAAGCCGCTGCTCCCCCCGGGCGTACTCACGGGGATCGCAACCGGACTCAAACTCACACCGGCGGTGTTCATCGTCCACTACTTCCTGACGAAGCGATACCGGCAGGGCATCGTCGCGTCGGTGACGTTCCTGGGGACGGTTCTGATCGGGCTTGCCGTCGCGCCGGGGCCGTCGTGGGGGTATTGGATGCGCCTCGCGGGCGGGGACTCGGGGGCCAACCCCGATGCGTACGGCTGGCTGGCCAATATCTCGGTGCTGTCGGCGGTCTATCGCTTCACCGATGTGACGTCGGTGGGCACGGTTGTGGGGCTCGGCCTGTCAGCGGTGTTCGTCGTGCTGGGCCTGGTCGCGGCTGTGGTGGCGCGGAAGCACGGCCACGATGTGCTCGGTGTCGCCCTGCTCGGCATGGTCTCGTCGCTGGCGAATCCCATCGCGTGGGTGCATCACCTGACCTGGGTTCTGCCCCTGGCGGTGGTCGGGTTGCGGGATCGATTGCCGGACGTTCTGCGGTGGGCGGTGCTGATCACGGCGCTCTGGGGAACGGTGCAGCCACAGTTCGCTCTGAAGGGTGCGCCGTGGGCGCACGCGGAGATCCACGAATACTCCGTGGCGGAGAAGGTCTTTGCAGCCGGAACGGATATTGTCGTTCTGCTCACGGTGCTGCTGGTATGGGTCGGTATGACCCGCGGGCGCGTCCGCGCACCCGCTCGCCGAACGGCCGGCGAACCTACGGATGGAGACAGCAAGGCATGAATGCGGTGAAACGTGGCGCATTGACGGTGATCTATCTGATCCCGCCTCTGTTTGCGGCACTGTATTCCGGGGCCACCGAGATCGCAGACGGTTCGTTCTGGCCGTGGAAGCCCGTGATGATCGACCTCGACGTCTATCTGCGCACGGCGCAGTTGGTGCTCGAGGGCAAGGATTTCTACAACGTCGAGGCGTGGCTGCCGTGGCTCTATACGCCGTTCGCAGCGCTGCTCGCTGTGCCCTTCGCGTTCATGAGCGTGACGGTGGGCCAGATTTTCTGGCTTCTGGTCAATGCATTGATGCTTATCGCCATCGTCCATCGACTGGGCTTCAAGGGCTGGCAGCTGAGCCTGGTGTCAGTGGCTGCGATCTGGCTCGTTGAGCCGATGCGGGTCACCCTCGGCTTCGGGCAGGTGAACCTGTTCCTGATGGCGCTGGTGGCGTACGACCTGCTGCCCGGCCCGCGCGTCCTCGGCGATCGCAAGCGGATCCTGCCGCAGGGCTGGCTGACCGGCATCGCGACCGCCATCAAGCTGACGCCGGCGATCTTCGCGGTGTATCTCTTCCTGGCCGGCCGCGTGAAGGCCGCCATCGTGACCTTCGTGTCGTTCGTGGCGGCGACCGTGATCGGCTTCATCGTCCTGCCCGCCATGTCGATCGACTATTGGGGCCGCCTGGCCGGGGGCGATTCCGGGCTCAATGCCGGGATGAAGTATTTCACCAACCAGTCGATCATCGGCTCCTATATCCGCTTCACCGAGAACGAGCCCGAGAGCATTCCCCTCGGCGGCCTCGTCCTGGCGATGATCGTGATTCTGGTGGGCATTGTCGCCGCGGTGCTGTGGCACCGGCTGGGGCATGTGTCGTACGCCGTCGCACTGACCGCCTTCACCGGTCTGTTGGCCTCGCCGATCTCGTGGAGCCACCACTTCGTGTGGGTGCTTGTGCTAGCCGCGGTGCTGATCACCGACAAGGGCCTGCCGGACTTCATCCGCTTCTTCGGGCTGGGTTATTCGCTCTGGGTGATGTATGCCCCGTTCATGCAGTTCACCGACGGGCGGGATGAGTTCACCTACACCTTCGGCGAGAAGATCATCGACGGCGGCTCGATGATCCTGGGCATGGCGTTGTTCGCCCTGTCGATCGGGTACGCCCTGGTCGAGCGTCGGCGCCAGGGCTTGCCGTGGCTGCCTTTGACCCTGCGGGAGCAGGAGCGTACGCCCGGGGAGCCGGTCCCTGCCCGCGCGGCGGCTGACGAGTGAGTTGGGTTGAAGGATTTTGGCGCTGGGGCAGGCAAAATCCTTCAAGCCAAATTCTGCGGTGCCGCTAGGATCGAGCACTGCACGCGGCGATAGCTCAGCCGGTTAGAGCAAGGGACTCATAATCCCTGGGTCGTGGGTTCGAGCCCCACTCGCCGCACCAACTCGGGCCACCCTGATGGCGAAGGAGTGGACACGCCTCCCAGAAGTGAAGACACACTGCTGCGAGCCGGGCCCCCGAAGGGATGGGTAGTTTGTTCCAGCTCTGCTGACTCCGGTAGAGATCGGGAGCTCGCCTCCGTGTCGAAAAAAGGAAAAACGTTCAGGGGGCGGCATCCGCATTCGGATGCCGCCCCCTCCTGTTCAGGTCTCACAGTGCTGGACGCACCAGGACCAAGGAATCAGTTGCCCCAGATCTGGTCAGCCTGTCCCCCCGCAGCGCTGAGTTGCTCGATGGTGTAACTCGTATGGACCTTCAGAGGATCCAACGCGTAGACATGGATCGTGTCGCAGATGACGTCGCCAAAATCACACAGCGTGACCGTCCGGTCCGCCACGTTCTTGGGCAGCTTGGTGAAGGTGGTGTTCAGCTTGGTGGGCGGCAATACGAGGAGACCTTTGGACGGACGCGCATTCCCCACGCGGGCGCGGGGGCTGTCGCCCGGGTGCGACAGAGGGTCTCCCACCAGGACGAAGACGCTGCGCCCCACCTGGTCGCGAGACATGGTACGTGACGCCCAGTTGACGGCCGCGGCACCCTGCGAGTACCCGACGAACGCCATCTTCCCCGGCGCTTTCTCGACCTGCTTGCAAGACGCTTCGTACTTGTCGACAGCCCTGTGGAGCGCATCCGAACCACCCCACATGCTGTCTGCGTAGGAAGTCGACGCCTGTAGGACAGGCTGGCGCTTGAGCGGGTTGCCTACCTTCGTTTGCGACCAGTCTTCGCCCAACGCACTGACCGGCAGAGCATCGTATTCAAGGATGGCTGTGGAAGAGACGGTGAGCCCGCGCTCATTGGCCAACGCCTTGATCCGTTCCTGCACGATCCAGGCCTCCCGACCGAACCCTCCGAGATGGTCACGCTTCTGGCCCGAACCACGGAGCCCAAAAATCGCCAGGTCCGGACAGGCCACGCTGGGATCGATAACGGAGGTTACTGCTTCAACCAGCCCCTCGGCGTCTGTGGCATCGTGGTATGTGCCGCCAGTCGCCTCTGCGATGCACGTGAGTTCGTCGCCAGTGGCTGCGGTGGCTTTGAAGCCGACAGTGTGGACCTTGAAGCTGACGTCCGCCGCGGCCACAAGCTCCTTGGCAGTCGCGCACGGATTGCCGCACGTGGACTGGCCATCGGAAATGAGCACGATGGTCCGGTCGCCTGTTTTGGGCAGATCGGCGACAGCCGCCCGGAGTGCGTCCGGTGTCGGCGTCCCTCCCGAAGCAACAAGGCTGTCGACCGTGGCGGCAAAGGTAGTCGGGTCATGGGGACCAACGGGAACAGCCAGAGCGCCACCGTTGCCACAAAACCCGGAGAAAGTCCGCATGCCGACCATGGCACCGGTTGGGATGGTGGATCCCAACGTACGCAACGCATCTTGCGCCTGCTTCAAGGGTTCGCCCGACATAGATCCGGAGACGTCAACGACGAAGTGAGTGGTGGGCGCAGAGCCAACAACCGCCGTTCCCGCCACTGGCTCCACGGGCGCGGCGACCGCACTACCTGTCGAGATCCCACTTAGCGTCAGTAGGCAACTGAGCGCAAACGCAGAGGCAATAGTTGTCCGTTTCATTTCTCCCCCTAATAGGCCGATGAGGTCGGCCGACAGGAACTTATCGGTAGTTATTGCTTTGCGGATGTCCTTGTTTGGGGGGACAAGATGGACGCGCTGCGGGAGAGAACTCCCACCTCGGGGCCGATGGACCGAGCAGTCGTTGGCGTCTACGCCTCGCCACGCACGACCTCACCGCGAAGGCTCGCCTATCCAGCTCGTTTCGTCCCTGCGCGGCAGGTCAATGCCAGCGCCTGTGGGCAGCTCAGATTCGTCATCAGCTAACTCGGAGGGTTCATACCCACGACCCAAGGATTATGAGTCCCTAGCTTGCTCTGAAGGCGCTGCCTCCGAGCCGTTTACAGAACTCTGGTGATCCGACTGTTCTTTCCCCTCAGCGTTCCCTAATGTATCTATAACATAAGTTATGCAAGCAGAGGAGTCCCCATGAAACGTCGCCTGGTTGCCATCCTCGGAGCGGCAGCGCTCGGCCTGTCCGCCCTGGGCGGAGCAGCTCCCGCATCGGCGGCCGTCCCCGGCGCGCCCTATGTCGCGCTCGGCGATTCTATTGCGGCCGGCACAGGCAACAAGCCCTATGTCGACGCCGACTGCCTGCGCTCGCGTCGGGCCCATCCGGAACTCCTGGCCAAGACCCTCGGCGCGCCGGTCGATTCCGAGGCGTGCAGCGGCGCGACCACTACCGACGTACTCACCACACAGTTGCCGGTCGCCGATCTCGGCCCGGCGACCCAGCTCGTCACCCTGACCATGGGCATCAACAATCTCGGCTGGCAGGGCGTACTCAAGGACTGCTCATCCGACGGCACCTCCCCCAATTGCGAGGCCGCGCTGACCCAGGCACTCGGCGCTCTCAGCGTGCTCAGGACCGACGTCGCGACGGTGCTGGAAGCCATCCACGAGGCGGCGCCCAACGCCCAGGTCGTCATCACCGGATACCCCCAGCTGTTCGGCCAGTTCTCCGGGTCGTGCAGCGTCGGCAACTTCGGCAAGGGCCAGGTCCGGGTCTCCGCCGACCAGGCCAACGGGATCAACTACCTGATCACCTTGGTCAACGGCCAGATCCTGGCAGGGGTTGGAATCGACAACTCCAACGCTGACGGCGACCTCAACGACATCCCGACCCTCCCCGTCGACGTCGATCCCGCCTTCGCGACCCATCGCCTGTGCGACACCGGGGATCGCTGGATCTCAGGGTGTTGCCCGAGGAGAAGTCGGCTGTCTGGCAGCGGAGCTTCCATCCGAACGCTCCGGGCCAGCAGGCGTACGCGAACGCCATCGCGGCAGCCATCGCCCACTGAGTCACGACGAGGCGTACGCCGGCCCGCGGGTCGGCGTACGCCTCGTTGCTGGTCCTCGGAAAGCTCGGGAGTGAGACGATGGCGATACCATCGCAGGTATGGCCATGATCCTTCGCACCACCGCTGAGGATGACGCACTACTGGAGTCGCTCGCTCAGTTGCATGGCATCAGCAAGCACGAAGCGGCACTTCGAGCGATCCGCGAGGTTGGCGGGCGCGAAGCTCAGAGTGCGATGGTCGCGCGCTATGCCAAGGAGACGATCGCGGAGTACGCCGAGCTGCTCCAACGTCTGGCGCAATGATTTGGCTGATCGTGACACCGCTCCACGAGACCCCTTGGCCTGACACGAGACCACTGCTCGAGCAGACGTCTCGACGCACTCCGAGGTGTCTCGGCGAAGAAAGCCCGGAGGACAGACCACGAACGTGGCGCTCGGCGGAAGGAGCGCGGAGGACGGGGAACTACCGCGGGGGCTCGGCGTACTCGATGGTGATGTGCTCGTAGCCCAGCTGCTGGCAGAGCAGAGTCAGGAAGTGGGTGCCCTGCGTACGCGCGGTGTCGCGGAGGTCGGACTCGTCCGCCGCGCGGGCCAAGGCCGTCACTGCCGCGGCATCCATGTCTTCCTTCACCGCCAGTGACCCGTTGCCCAGGGCATCGTCCAACCGCTGCACGACGCCGCGCGAATGGGAAACGATGCGCGACTTGTCGTGATCGATCGACGGCCGCGACAACACGGGCGCGGGCACGCGTACGGTGATCGTCCGTGTCTCCGGATCAGCCGTGATCCCGTCCTCCGTGAGCCCCCGCAGATCGATCGTCGCATCGACATCTCCCTGATAGATCGCCACGATCGTCTCGCCATCGACAAAATCCGGCAGTCGACTCCGCAGACCCGTCTTCTCGACATCGATCACGACCGGCACCGAGAACGTCCCCGACGCGGCCTTCAACTCCGCCGCCTCGCGGATCTCCAGGACTGTCACATCCCCAGCCGCGGCCGGGCTCTCCTCCACCCCGGGCACGAACCATCCGAACGGATCCAGGCTCCGCACGACCAGGGCCACCAACAACAGCGCCGCCACACCAACGGCCACGCGAAACCGCACATCCGACCGCGGCAGAGTGTCGGGATCGATCATCACAGCCTCCGAAGGTCAGACCTGCTGAGCGAACTGCGTACGGTGCAGGTCCGCATAGGAACCATCGGCCTGCAGCAACTCCCCGTGGCGCCCACGCTCGACGATACGCCCGCGGCTGAGGACCAGGATCTGGTCGGCATGCCGGATGGTGGAGAGGCGGTGGGCGATGACGATGGAGGTACGCCCCTCCATCGCGGTGTCCAGCGCCCGCTGCACGGCCACCTCGGACTCCGAATCCAGATGCGCCGTCGCCTCGTCGAGCACGACGATCGGCGGAGCCTTGAGCAGCAGCCGCGCAATCGCCAGCCGCTGCCGCTCACCACCGGACAAGCGATATCCCCGCTCGCCCACCACCGTGTCGAGCCCATCCGGGAGATCCTCGACGAGCCCCCGGATCTGAGCCGCCTCCAGCGCGCCCCACATCTGTTCCTCGGTCGCCTCCGGCTTCGCGTACGCCAGATTGGCCCGCACCGTGTCGTGGAACATGTGCGCATCCTGGGTGACATAGCCGACGTTGTCCTGCAGCGAGTCGAGCTGGAGATCGCGTACATCATCGCCACCGACCCGCACCGTCCCCGACGTCGTGTCATAGAGCCGCGCGATCAGGTGGGTCATGGTCGTCTTGCCGGAACCGGAGGCCCCGACGAGCGCCACGGTCTCCCCCGGCGCGGCGATGAACGAGATGTTGGTCAGCACCGGCTCGTCGCTCCGGCTCTCGGGCCGGGCGACCTCGAGGGAGGCGAGGCCGGCGGTGCCGCCATCGGGGTACGCAAACGTCACGTCGTCGAACTCGACCGAACCCCGCCCGCTGACGGGCTTGGCATCTGGCGCATCCGCGATGGCCGGCTTCAGGTCGAGCACCTCGAAGACCCGCTCGAAGCTGACCAGCGCGGACATGACATCGACGCGCAGGTTGGTCAGCTGAGTCAGAGGCCCATACAACCGAGCGAGGAGCCCCGCGAGGGCGGTCAGCGTACCCACCGTCAGCGACCCGCCCACCGCCATCCAGCCACCCACGCCATAGACGAGCGCGGTCGCGAGCGCGGCCACCAGGGTCATGGACGCCATGAAGAAGCGGGTATTCATGGCGATCTTGACGGAGACGTCCCGCACGGACCCGGCCTTCTGGGCGAACAGGTCGTGCTCCCGACCCTTGCGGCCGAACAGCTTGACCAGCAGCGCCCCAGACACGCTGAAGCGCTCGGTCATGGTCGCCGACATGTCGGCGTTGTGTTGCATCTGCTCCCGCGTGAGACCAGCGAGCCGCGCACCCATGATCCGCGCGGGGATGAGGAAGATCGGCAGCATGATCAGGGCTGCGAGCGTGAGCTGCCACGACAGAACCAGCATCGCCGCAAGCACCAGCACCAAAGAAATGATGTTCGACACCGACGACGACAGCATCGACGTGAACGCCTGCTGGGCCCCGATGACATCGGAGTTGACGCGCGAGACGAGCTTGCCGGTCTGCGTACGCATGAAGAAGGCAATGGGCATGGACTGGACGTGATCGAAGACCTGCGTCCGCAGATCGAAGATCAGGCCCTCGCCGATGCGGGCCGAACACCACCGCTGGACCAGCGACAACACGGCTTCGGCAAGCGCCAAAACGGCCACGATGATCGCGAGGCGGATGACGAGCCCGAGGTCGCCGCCGAGCACGCCCCGGTCGATGATCTCCTTGAACAGCAGCGGCGGCACGACACCGAAGACCGCGGCCAGGCTGATCAACACGAGGAAAAGGGCGATCATCCCTCGGTAGGCCCCGGCATAGCCGAGCACCCGTCGGACGATGCCCTGACTCAGTTTGTGGTGGACTACGTCGCGGTCCTTGCGCATGCCGCCGAGGGGACCCCAGCCGCCGCCACCGCCCATGCCCATGCTCATGCGGCCATCCTGTCGTGCGCGTTCGTCGTGCTCACCTCTCCGCGCTCAAGAGATCGAGGCTCATTCGAGCAGAGCAACGCCTGACCGGACGGTCCTATTCCGCAGCCCGGGCCTGGTCGATCGCCTGCTTGAGCTCGGCACGGCGCTGTTCGGCCGCCGCTCCCCGGGTCGCGCCACCGCGTCCACGCAGCTCGACGCCGCTCTCCTTGAGCAGTCCCTGGACGAAGCCGTAGGACCGCCCGAAATCGGACGCGAGGGACCGAATCGACTCTCCCGCCTCATAACGAATGCGGAGGCGATCTGCCAATGCGGAGCGGGCGTCGCCAACGATTCGCGCGCCCTTGGGCGAACTGCCGGATTGGGCAGAAGCCATGGCAGCAACCTCCTGGGTGAGTGTGAAAGTCGACTTTAGCCGCTGAGGGCAGAACTCCCCAACCGGCCGATTCCCCCGACAGACTGGTCAGTTTGCGAGATTTCGCCGAAACCCTATCCCCCATGGTGGTGCCGGCCCAATCGACGCGCAAGCGCAGCGAAAAGGGTCAGGCGAGAGCGATGAGCTCGGCGTATTCGGCGCTCCAGTGGTCTTCGACACCGTCCGGAAGGATGAGTACGCGGTCCGGGTCGAGCGCCTCGGCGGCCCCGTCATCGTGGGTGACGAGGACGACCGCGCCGGCATACGTCCGGATCGCTTCCAGCACCTCCGCACGTGACGCGGGGTCGAGGTTGTTGGTCGGCTCGTCGAGGAGCAGGACGTTGGCACCGGACACGACGAGCATCGCGAGGGAGAGTCGGGTTTTCTCTCCGCCGGAGAGTACGCGAGCGGGTTTGTCCACATCGTCGCCGGTGAACAGGAACGAGCCGAGGATCTTGCGCACCTCGGTGTCGTTGAGGTCGGGCGAAGCCGAGACCATGTTTTGGAGGACCGTGCGGTTGCCGTCGATCGTGTCGTGTTCCTGGGCGAAATAGCCGATGCGCAGGCCGTGGCCGTGGAGGACTTCGCCGGTGTCGGGCTTTTCGACCCCGGCCAGGATGCGCAGCAGGGTCGTCTTGCCCGCGCCGTTGAGGCCGATGACCACGACCTTGTTGCCCTTGTCGATGGCGAGGTCGACGGCCATGAAGACCTCGAGCGAGCCATAGGACTTGGACAGGTCGGCCGCGGTGAGCGGGGTCTTGCCGCAGGGATGCGGTTCGGGGAAGCGGATGCGCGCCACGCGATCCTGCGCGCGCTCGCCCTCGACGCCGGCGAGCAGCTTCTCGGCGCGCTTGGCCATCTGCTGGGCGGCGGCGGCCTTGGTGGCCTTCGCGCCCATCTTGGCGGCCTGGGTGAGGAGCTGGTCGGCCTTGCGTTCGGCGTTGAGGCGCTCGCGCTTGCGGCGCTTCTCGTCGGTCTCGCGCTGCTGGAGGTATCTCTTCCAGCCCATCGAATAGACATCCAGCTCGGCCCGGTTGGCGTCGAGGTGAAAGACCTTGTTGACCGTGGCCTCGAGCAGGTCGGTGTCGTGGGAGATCATCACGACCGCGCCCGAATATCCCTGGAGGAAACTCCGCAGCCAGATGATCGAGTCGGCGTCGAGGTGGTTGGTCGGCTCGTCGAGGAGCAGCGAATCGGCGTCGGAGAAGAGGATGCGGGCGAGTTCGACGCGGCGGCGCTGGCCGCCGGAGAGGGTACGCAGGGGCTGCGTCATGACGCGATCCGGGAGTCCGAGGTTGGCGGCGATGCGCGCGGCCTCGGCCTCTGCGGCGTACCCGCCGGCGGCGATCAGCTCCGCCTCTGCCCGCGCGTAGGAGGCCATGGCCTTGTCGTGGGTCTCCGGGTCGGCCATCTGCTCGGAATAGGTCTCGAGCCGCCGCAGGATCCCGTCGAGGCCGCGGGCCGAGAGGATGCGGTCGCGGGCGAGAACTTCGAGGTCGCCGGTTTTGGGGTCCTGGGGCAGGTAGCCGATCTTGCCGGTCCGGGTGACGTGGCCGGCTGCGGGCTGGCCTTCGCCTGCCAGGATGCGCGTCATCGTCGTCTTGCCGGCGCCGTTGCGCCCGACCAGGCCGACCTTCTCCCCCGGCGACACCTGGAACGACACCGGCGACAGCAACAGCCGCGCTCCCGCGCGTACCTCCAGATCACGGACACTCAACACTCGGTCGATGATCCTGGATCAGTCGCGAGCAGCCAAATTCTGTGCCGGGCGGTTGCGGGAGGTACGCCAGTAGAGCAGGATCGCGCCGGCTACGAGGAACAGCCCGATGCCCAGGTTCGGGCCCGTGCCCAGACCGCCGGCCTCCGGGAGGTCACCCGTCTGGGTATCGGTCACGGTGATCATCAGTTTGTCGGCGCTCAACCCGATCAGGGTGCCGTTGGCTGCGGCCTGATTCGGATCGAGCACAACGCCATTGGAGTCGACCGTGAAGCTGACTGGGGTCGCCAGCAGGTTGAATCTGTCGGGAGCCTTGGTTTCCACGAGATAGTACGTCGGGCCGATCTGCAACTGGCCGGACGTGAAAGTCGAGCCTGCGGTGTCGGGCGTCATCGCGAAGGTGGCCGCGCCACTGGTGACGTTCGGGTCCGTCGTGATGACGAACTGTGCGCCCGGAAGGAGGCAGGAGGTGGAGCCGACATCACAATAGGCGCCGTACTTCGCGACATGGATGACCTTGGTCGCCGGGAGGACTGGGACGCACGCGTCGTTGTTGCCATCGGTGCCGGAATCACCGGTGATGGAAACCTGGTTGAAGAAACCACCTGCCGAGGCGTTCCCCGCGTCGGCCGTATCACAGGTGCCTGCCTTGGCCCACTGAGCGGCAGTGAGGGTGCCCGAGCTTGCCTTGAGAACGACGTAGTAATCGACCGAGCCATTCGGAGGAACCAGATCAGTGGTTCCGGGCGGGAAGTTGAAGCTGGCTGTCGCGGGCGGACCTGTGGAGGTGTTCACTATGACGCCCGGCAAAGGCGTTGTCAGGCTGTTGGGACCGAACACGTTGACACTGGCGACGGTGAACCCGCCGGGGAGGGTCATGGTGTCCGGGAACGCCGGGTGCTTGGTGGCGTAGTCGCCCTGATTGGTGACCGTCACCTTGTAGTAGATGGTCGCCGTTCCGTCCGCCCCCACCTGCACCTTCGCGCCCGTGGTGCCGGCCGGAGCCCACGTCGCCGGCGTGCCATCGGCGTTGTAGGTCGCCGGGGCTGACTTCTGAACGACCCACTTCTGGTTGGCGACCACCGGGATGCAGGCCACATTGTCGGCCAAGGGAATGGTGTTGTAGGTCAGATCCTCGTTCGCAAGCGAGGTGATGTTCCAGACCCCCTTGTTGGTCGTGGTGTACGGGCCGTCCACCGATGTCCTCGACTCGCACTGGCCCAACTGGACGGCATTGGCGTCGAACACGCTCTGGGTCTGTCCGGCCGGCACGGACGTATCCAGCTTGAGGGGGATGGAGATCGTGAAGGTGACGGAGCCGTTGTTGGCAGGTTGTTCACCGACGTGGCCAGGGTGGCAAACGAGCTGAGGGCGCTTTGCGTGAGGCTCGATGCGAGCCCCGTCACGGTCGCTCCTGTGCCGTTGGCGTCATAGGTCACAGTGGCGGTTTTGGTCCCTTCCCAGAGCAGACCTGCAGGCACAGCGAAACCGTCTGTAATCGCCCCGGTAGTCGTGGTGAACCCGGAGGTGTTCATGACGGTCATCTTGTAGCTGGCGAGGAACGCTCCGTCTGTCGCGGGCTTGATCGTCGCGCCGATGTGGGCATTGTCCGTCGTCGGTGTGGCCGCCGTCTTGACGATATGCACCTTTGGCGTCCTGGTGTTCTTGATCACACACTGGACATTCATGGTCCCGCTCAGGGTGATCTGGCTGCCAGTGACAGACACGGGCTGGCCTGTGCTCGTGTCGGTGCAGGACCAGCTGGCGTACACCTTGTAGGTGCCGCTGGTCGCGCCACCGTCGTTGCCCTGCTCACCCAACAGGTAGGTGCCGGGGCTGACATAGCCCCTGGCCGCGATCACGCCGGTGCTTGTGGACGAGCCTTTGATCGTGCTCGGCCCCGCGGCGACCAGATCAAAGTACTTGGAATCTGTCGACCCGGCGATCTGGTTGCCAGCAGCATCGACGATTTGCTTGATCAGACTCAACTGTGGGCTCTGC
Coding sequences:
- a CDS encoding ABC-F family ATP-binding cassette domain-containing protein, whose amino-acid sequence is MLSVRDLEVRAGARLLLSPVSFQVSPGEKVGLVGRNGAGKTTMTRILAGEGQPAAGHVTRTGKIGYLPQDPKTGDLEVLARDRILSARGLDGILRRLETYSEQMADPETHDKAMASYARAEAELIAAGGYAAEAEAARIAANLGLPDRVMTQPLRTLSGGQRRRVELARILFSDADSLLLDEPTNHLDADSIIWLRSFLQGYSGAVVMISHDTDLLEATVNKVFHLDANRAELDVYSMGWKRYLQQRETDEKRRKRERLNAERKADQLLTQAAKMGAKATKAAAAQQMAKRAEKLLAGVEGERAQDRVARIRFPEPHPCGKTPLTAADLSKSYGSLEVFMAVDLAIDKGNKVVVIGLNGAGKTTLLRILAGVEKPDTGEVLHGHGLRIGYFAQEHDTIDGNRTVLQNMVSASPDLNDTEVRKILGSFLFTGDDVDKPARVLSGGEKTRLSLAMLVVSGANVLLLDEPTNNLDPASRAEVLEAIRTYAGAVVLVTHDDGAAEALDPDRVLILPDGVEDHWSAEYAELIALA
- a CDS encoding prealbumin-like fold domain-containing protein produces the protein MDGPYTTTNKGVWNITSLANEDLTYNTIPLADNVACIPVVANQKWVVQKSAPATYNADGTPATWAPAGTTGAKVQVGADGTATIYYKVTVTNQGDYATKHPAFPDTMTLPGGFTVASVNVFGPNSLTTPLPGVIVNTSTGPPATASFNFPPGTTDLVPPNGSVDYYVVLKASSGTLTAAQWAKAGTCDTADAGNASAGGFFNQVSITGDSGTDGNNDACVPVLPATKVIHVAKYGAYCDVGSTSCLLPGAQFVITTDPNVTSGAATFAMTPDTAGSTFTSGQLQIGPTYYLVETKAPDRFNLLATPVSFTVDSNGVVLDPNQAAANGTLIGLSADKLMITVTDTQTGDLPEAGGLGTGPNLGIGLFLVAGAILLYWRTSRNRPAQNLAARD
- a CDS encoding helix-turn-helix domain-containing protein, producing the protein MASAQSGSSPKGARIVGDARSALADRLRIRYEAGESIRSLASDFGRSYGFVQGLLKESGVELRGRGGATRGAAAEQRRAELKQAIDQARAAE
- a CDS encoding DUF4230 domain-containing protein; this translates as MIDPDTLPRSDVRFRVAVGVAALLLVALVVRSLDPFGWFVPGVEESPAAAGDVTVLEIREAAELKAASGTFSVPVVIDVEKTGLRSRLPDFVDGETIVAIYQGDVDATIDLRGLTEDGITADPETRTITVRVPAPVLSRPSIDHDKSRIVSHSRGVVQRLDDALGNGSLAVKEDMDAAAVTALARAADESDLRDTARTQGTHFLTLLCQQLGYEHITIEYAEPPR
- a CDS encoding ABC transporter ATP-binding protein, coding for MSMGMGGGGGWGPLGGMRKDRDVVHHKLSQGIVRRVLGYAGAYRGMIALFLVLISLAAVFGVVPPLLFKEIIDRGVLGGDLGLVIRLAIIVAVLALAEAVLSLVQRWCSARIGEGLIFDLRTQVFDHVQSMPIAFFMRTQTGKLVSRVNSDVIGAQQAFTSMLSSSVSNIISLVLVLAAMLVLSWQLTLAALIMLPIFLIPARIMGARLAGLTREQMQHNADMSATMTERFSVSGALLVKLFGRKGREHDLFAQKAGSVRDVSVKIAMNTRFFMASMTLVAALATALVYGVGGWMAVGGSLTVGTLTALAGLLARLYGPLTQLTNLRVDVMSALVSFERVFEVLDLKPAIADAPDAKPVSGRGSVEFDDVTFAYPDGGTAGLASLEVARPESRSDEPVLTNISFIAAPGETVALVGASGSGKTTMTHLIARLYDTTSGTVRVGGDDVRDLQLDSLQDNVGYVTQDAHMFHDTVRANLAYAKPEATEEQMWGALEAAQIRGLVEDLPDGLDTVVGERGYRLSGGERQRLAIARLLLKAPPIVVLDEATAHLDSESEVAVQRALDTAMEGRTSIVIAHRLSTIRHADQILVLSRGRIVERGRHGELLQADGSYADLHRTQFAQQV